A single region of the Erythrobacter sp. genome encodes:
- a CDS encoding DUF6804 family protein has protein sequence MASEPVAASSSREQALAIALLSGSIALYLSLGEWPAAFYDAARWAVFALSCFVCAWAWSKKRWGWIAFASFGAFFFNPFIPRLGNEGWDVIGLAYMCGYAALGISLVHPRMAGVAGGAFAAYGMALLALTHYVNHYMPHGPMYWTGDYVCLHDGRGPCGPEMLEDMTKLDIPEWAKFLRSKAFLTFLFFGISSSLLLQKFNSNR, from the coding sequence GTGGCTTCCGAACCCGTCGCAGCGTCCTCATCAAGGGAGCAAGCACTCGCCATTGCCTTGCTTTCGGGCTCGATCGCACTCTATCTTTCTTTGGGAGAATGGCCTGCGGCTTTTTACGATGCGGCTCGATGGGCCGTGTTTGCCTTATCGTGCTTCGTTTGCGCGTGGGCATGGTCGAAGAAGAGATGGGGTTGGATCGCATTCGCGAGTTTCGGTGCCTTCTTTTTCAACCCATTTATTCCTCGTCTCGGGAACGAAGGCTGGGATGTGATTGGGCTCGCTTACATGTGCGGTTATGCCGCTCTTGGCATATCACTGGTTCATCCTCGGATGGCCGGTGTCGCAGGCGGAGCCTTCGCGGCTTACGGGATGGCTTTGTTGGCCCTTACCCACTACGTGAATCACTACATGCCGCATGGGCCAATGTATTGGACGGGCGATTACGTTTGCCTGCATGATGGGCGAGGGCCGTGCGGCCCTGAGATGCTCGAAGATATGACAAAGCTCGACATACCTGAATGGGCGAAGTTTCTGCGGTCCAAGGCCTTTTTGACATTTTTGTTCTTCGGGATAAGTTCGAGTCTCCTGCTTCAGAAATTCAATAGCAACAGGTAA